Proteins encoded by one window of Arachis ipaensis cultivar K30076 chromosome B04, Araip1.1, whole genome shotgun sequence:
- the LOC107635154 gene encoding thioredoxin F-type, chloroplastic codes for MALNLCASSPKCKWVSSNPSMMLDSSPKSSSFSSCSNKIKMASTHTLTTSKSNMRRSVRSTRLLSVRCSLETAGPTVTVGQVTEVNKDTFWPIVNAAADKTVVLDMYTQWCGPCKVMAPRFQELSEKYLDVVFLKLDCNQENKPLAKELGIRVVPTFKILKDNKVVKEVTGAKFDDLVAAIEAVRSS; via the exons ATGGCTCTGAATCTATGTGCTTCTTCTCCGAAGTGCAAATGGGTTTCAAGCAACCCATCAATGATGCTAGATTCTTCACCAAAGTCTTCATCTTTCTCTTCTTGTTCCAACAAAATAAAGATGGCATCTACCCACACCTTAACTACATCAAAATCAAACATGAGAAGGAGTGTGAGGAGTACAAGGTTGTTGAGTGTGAGATGCAGCTTGGAAACTGCGGGTCCCACTGTGACCGTAGGGCAGGTGACCGAGGTCAACAAGGATACCTTCTGGCCTATTGTTAATGCTGCTGCTGATAAAACTGTGGTTCTTGACATGTACACCCAATG GTGTGGTCCTTGCAAAGTGATGGCACCAAGGTTCCAAGAGTTATCTGAAAAGTATCTTGATGTTGTGTTTCTAAAGCTTGATTGCAACCAAGAGAACAAG CCATTGGCAAAAGAGCTTGGAATTAGAGTGGTTCCAACTTTTAAAATTCTGAAGGACAACAAAGTTGTAAAAGAAGTGACTGGTGCTAAATTCGATGATTTGGTTGCTGCCATAGAGGCTGTTAGATCCAGCTAA